In Microbacterium cremeum, a genomic segment contains:
- a CDS encoding S66 family peptidase: MTRLRKLAPGDRVAVLSPSFAAPGFAPAVHEQAMRRIQADLSLIPVEFPTTRALGASPEARAADVNAAFADPTIGAIFSSVGGDDQITVIPHLDPGVVSENPKPFFGYSDNTNILNWLWQLGVPGFYGGSTQVHLGPGPGIDPVHLAGLRAALFDGGEVEITEPGESEDFGPDWLSPAALVEFGRREPTEPWAWAGPHRVVEGRTWGGCFEVVDQLAVAGRMPSSDALRGGILILESSEEVPPAVLIGRWLRALGERGVLGAVDAVVVARPPVSSHESVPDDATRDRLRREQREVVIAEVGKYNPDAVVCLGPPFGHTRPQWVIPYGGLLRLDSTARTLTAVY; encoded by the coding sequence ATGACTCGCCTTCGGAAGCTTGCGCCGGGGGACCGGGTGGCGGTGCTGTCGCCCTCCTTCGCGGCTCCCGGCTTCGCTCCCGCTGTGCATGAGCAGGCGATGCGCAGGATTCAGGCTGACCTGAGTCTCATCCCGGTCGAGTTCCCCACGACACGTGCGTTAGGGGCATCGCCCGAGGCTCGAGCTGCGGACGTCAACGCCGCGTTCGCGGATCCGACTATCGGCGCCATCTTTTCAAGCGTCGGCGGTGACGACCAGATCACCGTGATCCCTCACCTCGACCCGGGCGTCGTGAGCGAGAACCCGAAGCCGTTCTTCGGCTACAGCGACAATACGAACATCCTCAACTGGTTGTGGCAGCTGGGTGTTCCGGGCTTCTACGGCGGGTCCACCCAGGTCCATCTCGGTCCAGGTCCGGGCATCGACCCCGTCCATCTGGCCGGCCTGCGCGCCGCACTCTTCGACGGCGGGGAGGTCGAGATCACCGAGCCGGGCGAATCCGAGGACTTCGGGCCCGACTGGCTCTCGCCGGCAGCCCTCGTGGAGTTCGGCCGCCGCGAGCCCACAGAGCCGTGGGCATGGGCTGGTCCGCACCGTGTGGTCGAGGGAAGAACCTGGGGTGGGTGCTTCGAGGTCGTGGATCAACTCGCGGTCGCAGGGAGGATGCCCTCGTCGGATGCGCTTCGCGGCGGGATTCTGATCCTCGAGTCCAGCGAGGAGGTTCCGCCCGCGGTCCTGATCGGGCGCTGGCTGCGTGCGCTCGGCGAGCGTGGTGTGCTCGGCGCCGTCGATGCGGTTGTCGTTGCCCGGCCGCCGGTGAGCTCGCACGAGTCGGTTCCCGACGATGCGACCCGCGATCGTCTGCGCCGGGAGCAACGCGAGGTGGTGATCGCCGAGGTCGGCAAGTACAACCCCGATGCGGTGGTGTGCCTGGGGCCACCATTCGGTCACACCCGACCTCAATGGGTGATCCCGTATGGCGGGCTGCTGAGACTCGACTCGACGGCGCGGACGCTCACGGCGGTGTACTGA
- a CDS encoding RNA-binding S4 domain-containing protein, with amino-acid sequence MTDTPPSARVDAWLWAVRVYKTRSAATTACRAGHVRLNGDRAKAAQPVRPGDELRVRISGFDRILVVKKPISKRVGAAVAAEAVEDRTPPPPPRELTAFVPVRDRGAGRPTKRERRDIDRLRGRDGDALGR; translated from the coding sequence ATGACCGATACCCCGCCGTCCGCCCGCGTCGATGCGTGGCTGTGGGCGGTCAGGGTCTACAAGACGCGTTCGGCCGCGACGACGGCATGCCGCGCCGGGCATGTCCGGCTCAACGGCGACCGCGCGAAGGCCGCGCAGCCGGTTCGCCCCGGCGACGAGCTGCGCGTGCGCATCAGTGGGTTCGACCGCATCCTCGTCGTCAAGAAGCCCATCTCCAAGCGCGTCGGCGCCGCCGTGGCCGCCGAAGCCGTCGAGGACCGCACGCCTCCCCCGCCGCCCCGCGAGCTCACGGCGTTCGTGCCGGTGCGCGATCGCGGCGCCGGTCGCCCCACCAAGCGCGAGCGCCGCGACATCGACCGGCTCCGGGGCCGCGACGGGGACGCCCTCGGGCGTTGA
- a CDS encoding GNAT family N-acetyltransferase, with protein MAHITIEPVTADRFDDAQHALSGGGDGRSCQCQWWTLTNKEWQNTSKEEREALLRDEVDAGPPPALVAYVDGEPAGWVRVGPRTRQVRLGRTRNFTAGSEEPWDDPDVWAVSCFVVRNEHRRAGLNDELLRAAIDYAREGGARVVEAYPFDPAAGRKKTSNELFHGVVSTFRSAGFREVARPRPDLAIVSLDLTG; from the coding sequence ATGGCGCACATCACAATCGAACCCGTCACCGCCGACCGCTTCGACGACGCCCAGCACGCCCTGAGCGGCGGCGGAGACGGCCGCAGCTGCCAATGCCAGTGGTGGACCCTCACGAACAAGGAATGGCAGAACACGTCGAAGGAGGAGCGGGAGGCGCTGCTGCGCGACGAGGTCGACGCCGGTCCGCCGCCCGCGCTCGTCGCCTACGTCGACGGCGAGCCTGCAGGCTGGGTGCGCGTCGGGCCGCGCACGAGACAGGTGCGGCTGGGCCGCACGCGCAACTTCACCGCGGGATCAGAAGAGCCCTGGGACGACCCCGACGTGTGGGCCGTCAGCTGCTTCGTCGTGCGCAACGAGCACCGCCGGGCAGGACTGAACGACGAGCTGCTCCGCGCCGCGATCGACTATGCCCGCGAGGGCGGCGCGCGCGTCGTCGAGGCATACCCGTTCGATCCGGCGGCCGGGCGCAAGAAGACCTCGAACGAACTCTTCCACGGCGTCGTCTCGACCTTCCGGTCCGCCGGCTTCCGTGAAGTGGCGCGACCGCGTCCCGACCTCGCGATCGTGTCGCTCGACCTCACGGGCTGA
- a CDS encoding GNAT family N-acetyltransferase → MDYELDDDPGRIQRDIVWEWLSTEAYWGRWRTRAQVETQLDTAWRVVGAYRTDTGAQVGFARAVSDGVGFAYLADVFVLSGHRGHGLGTRLLQLMIEDGPGRDMRWTLFTDDAHVLYRRFGFAEPGRTAMVRPAAQGT, encoded by the coding sequence ATGGACTACGAGCTCGACGACGATCCGGGGCGGATCCAGCGCGACATCGTGTGGGAATGGCTGTCGACCGAGGCGTACTGGGGTCGCTGGCGCACGCGTGCCCAGGTCGAGACGCAGCTCGACACCGCGTGGCGAGTCGTCGGCGCCTACCGCACCGACACCGGCGCGCAGGTGGGGTTCGCCCGCGCCGTGTCGGACGGCGTCGGCTTCGCCTACCTCGCGGACGTGTTCGTGCTGTCCGGGCACCGCGGCCACGGCCTCGGCACACGGCTCCTGCAGCTCATGATCGAAGACGGGCCCGGTCGCGACATGCGCTGGACTCTGTTCACCGACGACGCCCACGTCCTCTACCGCCGGTTCGGGTTCGCCGAACCGGGCCGTACCGCGATGGTGCGCCCCGCCGCGCAGGGCACCTGA
- a CDS encoding lysoplasmalogenase family protein, translating to MRRLWIAFIPYIVVSGVHVAALAAGAEALAAPTKLALMPLLALAVVWTAWGRAWTTAHTLLAIALGLSWLGDGAATFFPGLPTVPMMLLWFGLAHLCYIWLFWRVLAVRRPPLWSAVYVVWWVVLLAVLWPSLGTLLVPVAVYGLVLGATAAGAARCHPLIAWGGAFFLASDTVLAFRLFVPEAMPGWTSPVVMLTYCTGQGLIAAGVLVAVRARRSAVAAEVAA from the coding sequence ATGCGTCGACTGTGGATCGCGTTCATCCCGTACATCGTCGTGTCGGGAGTGCACGTCGCCGCCCTTGCCGCGGGCGCCGAAGCGCTGGCCGCTCCCACGAAGCTGGCGCTCATGCCGCTGCTCGCGCTCGCCGTCGTGTGGACCGCGTGGGGGCGCGCCTGGACCACCGCGCACACGCTGCTCGCCATCGCGCTGGGCTTGTCATGGCTCGGCGACGGCGCCGCGACGTTCTTCCCCGGGCTTCCCACCGTGCCGATGATGCTGCTGTGGTTCGGCCTCGCCCACCTCTGCTACATCTGGCTGTTCTGGCGCGTGCTCGCAGTGCGCCGGCCTCCGCTGTGGTCCGCGGTGTACGTGGTGTGGTGGGTCGTGCTGCTCGCGGTGCTGTGGCCGAGCCTCGGGACGCTGCTCGTCCCGGTGGCGGTGTACGGACTCGTCCTCGGGGCCACCGCCGCCGGCGCTGCCCGCTGCCACCCGCTCATCGCGTGGGGTGGTGCGTTCTTCCTCGCGTCCGACACGGTGCTGGCGTTCCGCCTCTTCGTGCCCGAAGCGATGCCCGGCTGGACGAGCCCGGTCGTCATGCTCACGTACTGCACCGGCCAGGGCCTCATCGCTGCAGGAGTGCTCGTCGCCGTCCGCGCACGCCGTTCCGCCGTCGCCGCCGAGGTGGCGGCATGA
- a CDS encoding pseudouridine synthase: MTDRDPQQPERPAEGIRLQKALANAGVASRRVAEQFIVEGRVRVNGAVVTELGSRIDPDHDLVDVDGTAVQLDQSKRYVMLNKPTGVVSSMKDDRGRPDLRGFTKDWPERLYNVGRLDADTSGLLVLTNDGELAHVLAHPSFGVTKVYIAKVDGQVTPQTIQKLVRGIELEDGPIAADKARLLSTSTGSVAGASGGGSLVELTLHSGRNRIVRRMMDAVGHPVIELVRRQFGPLHLGTLPAGRARELTKVERGALLTLARRDTSSTLAGEDEQET; the protein is encoded by the coding sequence ATGACCGATCGAGACCCGCAGCAGCCCGAGCGGCCGGCGGAGGGCATCCGGCTGCAGAAGGCGCTCGCCAATGCGGGGGTCGCGTCACGCCGGGTCGCCGAGCAGTTCATCGTCGAGGGACGGGTGCGGGTCAACGGCGCCGTCGTGACCGAACTGGGCTCCCGCATCGACCCCGACCACGACCTGGTCGACGTCGACGGCACCGCGGTGCAGCTCGACCAGTCGAAGCGCTACGTCATGCTCAACAAGCCGACCGGCGTCGTGAGCTCGATGAAGGACGACCGCGGTCGCCCCGATCTGCGCGGCTTCACCAAGGACTGGCCCGAACGCCTCTACAACGTGGGGCGACTGGATGCCGACACCAGCGGCCTGCTCGTGCTCACCAACGACGGCGAGCTCGCGCACGTGCTCGCGCACCCGTCGTTCGGGGTGACGAAGGTCTACATCGCCAAGGTCGACGGGCAGGTGACGCCGCAGACGATCCAGAAGCTCGTGCGGGGCATCGAGCTCGAGGACGGCCCGATCGCGGCGGACAAGGCCCGGCTGCTGTCCACCTCGACGGGCTCGGTGGCCGGCGCCTCCGGCGGCGGGTCGCTCGTGGAGCTCACGCTGCACTCCGGCCGCAACCGCATCGTGCGGCGCATGATGGATGCGGTGGGGCATCCGGTCATCGAACTCGTCCGCCGGCAGTTCGGACCGCTCCACCTGGGAACACTGCCAGCCGGGCGTGCCCGCGAGTTGACTAAAGTGGAGCGCGGCGCTCTGCTGACTCTCGCGCGCCGTGACACCTCGTCCACTCTGGCGGGAGAGGACGAACAGGAGACGTAA
- a CDS encoding prephenate dehydrogenase: MTDSAARAARDTAGLAPRVRGPVRIVGAGLLGASIGHALSARGVDVALDDTSPSQLRLAVDYGAGRRASDGDDPALVVVAVPPDVTADIIERELTRFPRAVVTDVASVKLEPLRALRERGVDLTHYIGSHPLAGRERGGAISARADIFVGRPWVVCRDAETPSADLALVEALALDLGATPIEMSPEDHDRAVALVSHVPQLVASLLAGRFVDAPDDSLRLAGQGVRDTTRIAASAPELWVQILGANSDPVVDVLDRLAADLSAVADALRAPDAPGARRAVADTIRRGNDGVERLPGKHGQNRRFEQVVVMVDDTPGQLGRLFGELGELGVNVEDLRLEHSPGAQFGLAEISVVPSAVRRAVDGLEARGWKIASTTND; this comes from the coding sequence GTGACCGATTCCGCCGCGCGCGCCGCCCGCGACACGGCCGGCCTCGCTCCGCGCGTACGGGGCCCGGTGCGCATCGTCGGCGCCGGCCTGCTCGGCGCGAGCATCGGCCACGCGCTGAGCGCCCGCGGGGTCGACGTCGCGCTCGACGACACGTCGCCCTCGCAGCTGCGCCTCGCCGTCGACTACGGTGCCGGCCGGCGCGCGTCCGACGGCGACGACCCGGCGCTCGTGGTGGTCGCCGTGCCGCCCGATGTGACCGCCGACATCATCGAGCGCGAGCTCACCCGCTTCCCGCGGGCCGTCGTGACCGACGTCGCGAGCGTCAAGCTCGAGCCGCTGCGCGCGCTGCGCGAACGCGGTGTCGATCTCACGCACTACATCGGCTCGCACCCGCTCGCCGGCCGGGAGCGCGGGGGAGCGATCTCGGCGCGCGCCGACATCTTCGTCGGTCGCCCGTGGGTCGTCTGCCGCGACGCCGAGACGCCGTCCGCCGACCTCGCACTCGTCGAGGCGCTCGCGCTCGACCTGGGCGCCACGCCGATCGAGATGTCGCCCGAAGACCACGACCGCGCCGTCGCCCTGGTCTCGCACGTGCCGCAGCTCGTCGCGAGCCTGCTGGCGGGGCGCTTCGTCGACGCGCCCGACGACAGCCTGCGCCTCGCGGGCCAGGGCGTGCGCGACACGACCCGCATCGCGGCATCCGCCCCCGAACTGTGGGTGCAGATCCTCGGCGCCAACTCCGATCCCGTCGTCGACGTGCTCGACCGCCTCGCCGCCGACCTGTCGGCGGTGGCCGACGCACTGCGCGCCCCCGATGCCCCCGGCGCGCGGCGCGCGGTCGCCGACACCATCCGCCGCGGCAACGACGGCGTCGAGCGTCTTCCCGGCAAGCACGGGCAGAATCGCCGCTTCGAGCAGGTCGTCGTCATGGTCGACGACACCCCGGGTCAGCTCGGGCGCCTCTTCGGCGAGCTCGGCGAGCTCGGCGTCAACGTGGAAGACCTGCGCCTGGAGCATTCGCCCGGCGCTCAGTTCGGCCTCGCCGAGATCAGCGTCGTCCCGAGCGCGGTGCGCCGGGCCGTCGACGGCCTCGAAGCGCGCGGCTGGAAGATTGCGAGCACCACCAATGACTGA
- a CDS encoding NUDIX domain-containing protein has protein sequence MTIEPPAPGEPRRPHGPRDPGDAWVVAPTGERYWGRFGAAGLLAVDPHQGVLLQHRVSWSHFGDTWALPGGARHEDESACDAALREAAEEAGVPDGAIRPRVLSVFDLGYWSYTTLVGDVVTPFEPTISDPESRELAWVPIDDVPRHPLHPGFADSWGRLRGLVPVRPAIVVDAANVVGSVPDGWWRDRAGAAHRLLQRLSALAADGVPADALGLSEHTWFPEWVVVVEGQARSVAAAEGVEVVRAEASGDDRIVAEAQRLVTAGRTVTVVTSDRGLAERSTDAGTAVRGARWLHDILPLGR, from the coding sequence GTGACGATCGAGCCTCCCGCCCCCGGCGAACCGCGACGGCCGCACGGTCCTCGCGATCCCGGCGACGCGTGGGTCGTCGCACCCACGGGGGAGCGCTACTGGGGCCGGTTCGGCGCCGCGGGGCTCCTGGCGGTGGATCCCCATCAGGGCGTACTGCTGCAGCACCGCGTGTCGTGGAGCCACTTCGGCGACACCTGGGCGCTGCCGGGAGGCGCCCGCCACGAGGACGAGTCGGCGTGCGACGCCGCGCTGCGCGAGGCGGCCGAGGAGGCCGGCGTGCCGGACGGAGCGATCCGTCCCCGGGTGCTGAGCGTTTTCGATCTCGGGTACTGGAGCTACACCACGCTGGTCGGCGATGTCGTGACGCCGTTCGAGCCGACGATCAGTGATCCCGAGAGCCGCGAGCTGGCGTGGGTGCCGATCGACGACGTGCCCCGGCATCCGCTGCATCCCGGCTTCGCCGACTCGTGGGGCCGGCTGCGGGGCCTCGTGCCGGTGCGGCCCGCGATCGTCGTGGACGCCGCGAACGTCGTCGGCTCCGTGCCGGACGGATGGTGGCGGGATCGGGCGGGCGCTGCCCACCGCCTGCTGCAGCGGCTCTCGGCCCTCGCCGCCGACGGCGTGCCCGCCGACGCGCTCGGGCTTTCCGAGCACACGTGGTTCCCCGAGTGGGTCGTGGTGGTCGAAGGACAGGCTCGTTCGGTCGCAGCCGCCGAGGGCGTCGAGGTGGTGCGCGCCGAGGCATCCGGTGACGACAGGATCGTCGCCGAGGCGCAGCGGCTCGTCACTGCGGGGCGGACCGTGACGGTGGTCACGAGCGATCGCGGTCTGGCCGAGCGGTCGACGGATGCCGGAACCGCCGTCCGCGGCGCCCGCTGGCTGCACGACATCCTGCCCCTCGGTCGTTGA
- the der gene encoding ribosome biogenesis GTPase Der: MAADDRSEFEEYEAGEDHLAENLAALDDDLVAQRAAALRAGLEDYDLDTEDEELLEGLVHGVDGIEVLPALPVVAIVGRPNVGKSALVNRILGRREAVVEDTPGVTRDRVTYKAEWMDRRFTIVDTGGWEPDAKGIDRSVAAQAEVAIDLSDVVMFVVDAMVGATSTDEHVVRLLRKSGKPVFLVANKVDDARQEPEAAALWNLGLGEPHPVSAIHGRGVADLLDEVVKVLPDVSAVAKNEIGGPRRVAILGRPNVGKSSLLNKAAGEERVVVNELAGTTRDPVDELVEVGGRLWRFVDTAGIRRRVHLQQGADFYASLRTSAALEKAEVAVVVLDVTQPLSEQDVRIIDLVLESGRALVLAFNKWDRLNDDDMDGIDRRRYLEREIEQDLAHVAWAPRVNISARTGRHLEKLVPALETALESWDQRISTGKFNAFLSELVAEHPHPVRGGKQPRILFGTQASTRPPTFVLFTTGFLDPGYRRFIQRRLRELFGFEGTPIVINMRVRERRQR, encoded by the coding sequence ATGGCAGCTGACGACCGCTCCGAGTTCGAGGAGTACGAAGCAGGCGAGGACCACCTCGCCGAGAACCTCGCCGCGCTCGACGACGACCTCGTCGCACAGCGCGCGGCGGCCCTGCGCGCCGGTCTCGAGGACTACGACCTCGACACCGAGGACGAGGAGCTCCTGGAGGGGCTCGTCCACGGTGTCGACGGCATCGAGGTCCTGCCGGCGCTCCCGGTGGTCGCGATCGTCGGCCGGCCCAACGTCGGCAAGTCGGCGCTGGTCAACCGCATCCTCGGCCGTCGTGAGGCCGTCGTCGAGGACACCCCCGGCGTCACGCGCGACCGCGTGACGTACAAGGCCGAGTGGATGGATCGGCGGTTCACGATCGTCGACACCGGCGGCTGGGAGCCCGACGCGAAGGGCATCGACCGCTCGGTCGCCGCCCAGGCGGAGGTGGCGATCGACCTCTCGGACGTCGTGATGTTCGTGGTCGACGCGATGGTGGGTGCCACCTCGACCGACGAGCACGTCGTGCGGCTGCTGCGCAAGAGCGGCAAGCCGGTCTTCCTCGTCGCCAACAAGGTGGACGACGCCCGTCAGGAGCCCGAGGCCGCCGCCCTGTGGAACCTGGGTCTCGGCGAGCCGCACCCGGTGTCGGCGATCCACGGCCGCGGCGTCGCCGACCTTCTCGACGAGGTCGTGAAGGTGCTGCCCGATGTCTCGGCCGTCGCCAAGAACGAGATCGGCGGCCCGCGCCGCGTCGCGATCCTCGGCCGTCCGAACGTCGGCAAGTCGTCGCTGCTCAACAAGGCTGCGGGCGAGGAGCGCGTCGTCGTCAACGAGCTGGCCGGCACCACGCGCGACCCCGTCGATGAGCTCGTCGAGGTCGGCGGCAGGCTGTGGCGCTTCGTCGACACCGCCGGCATCCGCCGTCGCGTGCACCTGCAGCAGGGCGCGGACTTCTATGCGTCGCTGCGCACGTCGGCCGCTCTCGAGAAGGCGGAGGTCGCCGTCGTCGTGCTCGACGTCACCCAGCCTCTCAGCGAGCAGGACGTGCGCATCATCGACCTGGTGCTCGAGTCGGGCCGTGCGCTCGTGCTGGCGTTCAACAAGTGGGACCGTCTGAACGACGACGACATGGACGGCATCGACCGCCGCCGGTACCTCGAGCGCGAGATCGAGCAGGACCTCGCGCACGTCGCGTGGGCGCCGCGCGTGAACATCTCAGCACGCACCGGGCGTCACCTCGAAAAGCTCGTGCCGGCGCTCGAGACCGCGCTGGAGTCGTGGGATCAGCGCATCTCGACCGGCAAGTTCAACGCGTTCCTGTCGGAGCTGGTCGCCGAGCACCCGCACCCGGTCCGCGGCGGCAAGCAGCCGCGCATCCTGTTCGGCACGCAGGCGTCGACGCGTCCGCCGACCTTCGTGCTGTTCACGACCGGGTTCCTCGACCCGGGCTACCGCCGCTTCATCCAGCGGCGTCTGCGCGAGCTCTTCGGCTTCGAGGGCACGCCCATCGTGATCAACATGCGCGTGCGGGAGCGTCGCCAGCGCTGA
- the scpB gene encoding SMC-Scp complex subunit ScpB, with product MTDDPETPASRAPATGGDLPHVADDVARRLEAILLIVEEPQSLVSLAAAVGAPVPAVRQAIEALVDDYDGRAGGPVRGFELREVGGGWRLYVREEFDDLVSEFVGGQAPSRLSQAALETLAVIAYKQPVTRSQVASIRAVNVDSVVRTLLARGLITELFTDAETGAINYGTTEALLGHLGINSLDELPHISPLLDGADEVTGDVFDGRTPR from the coding sequence ATGACCGATGATCCCGAGACCCCCGCTTCGCGGGCACCCGCAACGGGGGGCGACCTGCCGCACGTGGCCGACGATGTCGCGCGCCGGCTGGAGGCGATCCTGCTGATCGTCGAGGAGCCGCAGAGCCTGGTGAGCCTCGCGGCGGCCGTCGGAGCGCCCGTGCCCGCCGTGCGGCAGGCGATCGAAGCACTCGTGGACGACTACGACGGCCGTGCCGGCGGACCGGTGCGCGGGTTCGAGCTGCGCGAGGTCGGCGGCGGGTGGCGACTGTACGTGCGCGAGGAGTTCGACGACCTCGTGAGCGAGTTCGTCGGGGGCCAGGCGCCGTCGCGACTGTCGCAGGCGGCGCTGGAGACGCTGGCCGTGATCGCGTACAAGCAGCCGGTGACCCGCAGTCAGGTCGCCTCCATCCGAGCGGTGAACGTGGACTCGGTGGTGCGGACGCTGCTGGCGCGCGGACTCATCACCGAGCTGTTCACGGATGCCGAGACCGGCGCCATCAACTACGGCACGACGGAGGCCCTGCTCGGGCACCTCGGCATCAACTCTCTGGACGAGCTGCCCCACATCTCGCCGCTGCTCGACGGCGCCGACGAGGTCACGGGAGACGTCTTCGACGGAAGGACACCACGATGA
- a CDS encoding segregation and condensation protein A: protein MAPSPEVTEPGEGFRVSLSNFDGPFDLLLNLISKHELDITEVSLSKVTDEFISYLRQLGPEEDLDEASEFLVVAATLLDMKVAGLLPQGELVDAESVALLEARDLLFARLLQYRAFKEVSAWFERCLRREERRHTRSVRLDEKYRNAVPELAWSLTVDDFAALALLAMTPKEIPRVGLDHLHAPLVSIREQAAIVVTLLRDAGSLTFRELIAGVDQSGVVVARFLSVLELYRHAALSFEQLEPLGELTLRWSAQRWSDENLATLGADYDR from the coding sequence GTGGCGCCGTCGCCTGAGGTCACCGAACCGGGCGAGGGGTTCCGCGTCTCGCTGTCGAACTTCGACGGCCCGTTCGATCTGCTGCTGAACCTCATCTCGAAGCATGAGCTCGACATCACCGAGGTGTCGCTGTCGAAGGTGACCGACGAGTTCATCTCGTATCTGCGGCAGCTGGGGCCGGAGGAGGATCTCGACGAGGCCTCCGAGTTCCTGGTCGTGGCGGCGACACTGCTCGACATGAAGGTCGCGGGGCTGCTGCCGCAGGGCGAGCTCGTCGATGCCGAGTCGGTCGCGCTGCTCGAGGCGCGCGATCTGCTCTTCGCCCGCCTGCTGCAGTACCGCGCGTTCAAGGAGGTCTCGGCGTGGTTCGAGCGGTGCCTGCGCCGCGAGGAGCGGCGGCACACGCGCTCGGTGCGCCTCGACGAGAAGTACCGCAACGCGGTGCCCGAGCTCGCGTGGTCGCTCACCGTCGACGACTTCGCCGCGCTCGCGCTCCTCGCGATGACGCCGAAGGAGATCCCCCGGGTGGGCCTGGACCACCTGCACGCGCCGCTGGTGAGCATCCGCGAGCAGGCGGCGATCGTGGTCACCCTGCTGCGGGATGCCGGAAGCCTGACGTTCCGCGAGCTCATCGCCGGCGTGGACCAGTCCGGAGTCGTCGTGGCGCGATTCCTGTCGGTGCTCGAGCTCTACCGCCATGCCGCCCTCTCGTTCGAGCAGCTCGAGCCGCTCGGCGAGCTGACTCTCCGCTGGAGCGCGCAGCGGTGGTCCGACGAGAACCTCGCGACCCTGGGAGCCGACTATGACCGATGA
- a CDS encoding ParA family protein, with product MADSRTKTGSAKTSKSEVPIGPTGRPYHGFATPPQLDGHGPARIISLCNQKGGVGKTTTTINLAAALASYGRKVLAVDFDPQGALSAGLGIQTHETPTIYDLLLDGKRDPREVIVRSRVENLDVLPANIDLSAAEVHLVNEVAREQTLARVLRPVANDYDVVLIDCQPSLGLLTVNALTASHGVIIPLECEFFALRGVALLIETIDKVRDRLNPTITLDGVLATMYDPRTLHSREVLERVVDAFGDDVLETVIGRTVKFPDASVSGMPITEFAPEHAAAQAYLRLARELVARGAVA from the coding sequence GTGGCTGACAGCAGGACGAAGACAGGGTCGGCGAAGACCTCGAAGTCCGAGGTTCCGATCGGACCGACCGGGCGTCCGTACCACGGCTTCGCCACGCCTCCCCAGCTCGACGGCCACGGCCCCGCCCGCATCATCTCGCTGTGCAACCAGAAGGGCGGCGTCGGCAAGACGACGACCACCATCAACCTCGCCGCGGCGCTGGCGTCGTACGGACGCAAGGTGCTCGCCGTCGACTTCGACCCGCAGGGCGCCCTGTCGGCGGGACTCGGCATCCAGACGCACGAGACCCCCACCATCTACGACCTGCTGCTGGACGGCAAGCGCGACCCGCGCGAGGTGATCGTGCGCTCGCGCGTCGAGAACCTGGACGTGCTCCCCGCCAACATCGATCTGTCGGCCGCGGAGGTTCACCTGGTGAACGAGGTCGCCCGGGAGCAGACGCTCGCGCGAGTCCTCCGCCCCGTCGCCAACGACTACGACGTGGTGCTCATCGACTGCCAGCCGTCGCTCGGCCTGCTCACCGTGAACGCGCTCACGGCGAGCCACGGCGTGATCATCCCGCTGGAATGCGAGTTCTTCGCGCTGCGCGGCGTGGCCCTCCTGATCGAGACGATCGACAAGGTGCGCGACCGGCTGAATCCGACGATCACGCTCGACGGCGTGCTGGCGACGATGTACGACCCTCGCACTCTGCATTCGCGCGAAGTGCTCGAGCGGGTCGTGGACGCCTTCGGCGACGACGTGCTCGAGACGGTGATCGGGCGCACGGTCAAGTTCCCGGACGCGTCCGTCTCGGGCATGCCCATCACCGAGTTCGCGCCCGAGCACGCTGCCGCGCAGGCGTACCTGCGACTGGCGCGGGAGCTGGTCGCCCGTGGCGCCGTCGCCTGA
- the cmk gene encoding (d)CMP kinase: MSAPAVAAPGTVIVAIDGPAGSGKSSVSKQAARRLGYGYLDTGAAYRALAWHALEHGIDTSDAASVLDVASDFDYAISLDPDAYWVRVGGTDVTDAIREPRVSDAVSGVARVPAVRESVNALFRALVAGSGRPGVVVEGRDITTVVAPDAPVRILLTAAPEVRAARRSAELTHQDAAAVAAALHRRDASDSTVVDFLTAAPGVEVVDSTDLDFDQTVDAVLDVIDNTLGASADGPVQTGARDGS; the protein is encoded by the coding sequence ATGAGCGCGCCCGCCGTCGCGGCGCCCGGCACCGTGATCGTCGCGATCGACGGGCCTGCCGGCAGCGGCAAGTCGAGCGTCTCGAAGCAGGCCGCGCGCCGGCTCGGATACGGCTACCTCGACACCGGCGCCGCCTACCGGGCACTCGCCTGGCACGCGCTCGAGCATGGCATCGACACGTCGGACGCGGCATCCGTTCTCGACGTCGCGAGCGATTTCGACTACGCGATCTCGCTCGACCCCGACGCCTACTGGGTGCGGGTCGGCGGCACCGACGTGACCGACGCCATCCGCGAGCCGCGCGTGTCGGACGCGGTGAGCGGTGTGGCGCGCGTGCCCGCCGTGCGCGAGTCGGTCAACGCGCTGTTCCGTGCGCTCGTCGCGGGGTCTGGGCGTCCGGGCGTCGTCGTCGAGGGCCGCGACATCACCACGGTCGTCGCGCCCGACGCACCGGTGCGCATCCTGCTCACCGCCGCGCCCGAGGTGCGGGCCGCGCGCCGCAGCGCCGAGCTGACGCATCAGGATGCCGCGGCCGTCGCCGCGGCCCTCCACCGGCGCGACGCTTCCGATTCGACGGTCGTCGACTTCCTCACCGCCGCACCCGGCGTCGAGGTCGTCGACTCGACCGACCTTGATTTCGACCAGACCGTGGATGCCGTGCTCGACGTCATCGACAACACGCTCGGCGCGTCCGCGGATGGTCCCGTTCAGACAGGAGCCCGAGATGGCAGCTGA